In Dyadobacter subterraneus, a single genomic region encodes these proteins:
- a CDS encoding APC family permease, protein MNENTLKRSIKPLSAIFLVASAIVGSGIYKKVAPMMDQLHSPVLVLLCWTLAGVLSLMGALSSAELASMMPGSGGEYIYFNKIYGKFFSFIYGWASLAVMKTATIAALAYVFSESLHEIIPRIHSLGGASIKIIASLLIIVLSYVNYRGVSFGEKLSRYFIAGIVISILAFVIFALFSGKGNTEHFTQTAVSAPTGWPLFAAMFAASLSAFWGYEGWNNIGFIGEEVNNPQKNLPLALGIGTLIVIVLYLLINAVYLFILAPSAIENLGINQIAAVETSRVLGGNLGAVLLSVLIVLTTFNCTNGTILMSARIFFAMGRDGLFLKKAAVIHPVYNTPSFSILIQAIWSIVLVWSGSFDALTDLLVFASFFFYGAAAFGVILFRKNKMPRPYKVPLWIPAIFSAFCFLLVVVSAVNQPVQALTGLLLILSGVPVYWYYTKVAKTDL, encoded by the coding sequence ATGAATGAAAATACTTTAAAGCGATCGATCAAACCACTTTCTGCCATTTTTCTTGTCGCCAGCGCGATTGTCGGCTCAGGCATTTACAAGAAAGTGGCGCCGATGATGGATCAGCTTCATTCACCGGTTTTGGTACTGCTTTGCTGGACACTTGCCGGCGTATTGAGTTTGATGGGAGCGCTCAGCAGCGCCGAACTGGCATCCATGATGCCGGGGTCGGGCGGGGAATATATTTACTTCAATAAAATTTACGGAAAATTCTTTTCCTTCATTTACGGTTGGGCAAGTCTGGCGGTTATGAAAACGGCCACTATTGCCGCGCTTGCCTATGTTTTCTCAGAATCACTCCACGAAATTATTCCCCGGATTCATAGTCTTGGAGGCGCCAGTATCAAAATTATTGCTTCACTGCTAATCATCGTTTTGAGTTACGTGAATTACCGCGGCGTTTCATTTGGTGAAAAACTTAGCCGTTATTTCATAGCAGGAATCGTAATTTCAATTCTTGCCTTTGTGATTTTTGCACTTTTTTCGGGCAAAGGAAATACGGAACACTTTACGCAAACTGCCGTGAGCGCACCTACTGGCTGGCCACTTTTTGCTGCAATGTTTGCCGCCTCACTAAGCGCGTTTTGGGGATATGAAGGTTGGAATAATATTGGTTTTATTGGTGAAGAAGTCAATAATCCGCAGAAGAATTTGCCGCTCGCGCTAGGTATCGGAACGCTGATCGTGATCGTCCTTTATCTTCTGATCAATGCAGTTTATCTTTTCATTTTAGCTCCCTCTGCAATTGAAAATCTGGGAATTAACCAGATTGCAGCCGTTGAAACATCCCGCGTTTTGGGTGGGAATCTTGGAGCGGTTTTACTTTCTGTGCTGATTGTATTAACCACTTTCAATTGTACAAATGGAACAATCCTGATGTCAGCCAGAATATTTTTTGCGATGGGCCGTGACGGGTTATTTCTTAAAAAGGCGGCTGTCATTCATCCTGTTTACAATACGCCGTCTTTTTCAATTTTGATTCAGGCAATATGGTCGATTGTTTTGGTATGGTCTGGCAGTTTTGATGCGCTTACGGATCTTCTGGTTTTTGCTTCATTTTTCTTTTACGGAGCCGCTGCTTTTGGCGTTATTTTATTCAGGAAAAATAAAATGCCAAGGCCGTACAAAGTGCCTTTGTGGATTCCTGCCATATTTTCGGCTTTCTGCTTTTTACTGGTCGTGGTCAGTGCGGTCAATCAGCCGGTTCAGGCATTGACAGGTTTGCTGCTGATTTTATCCGGTGTTCCGGTTTACTGGTATTATACCAAAGTGGCGAAAACAGATTTATAA
- a CDS encoding prohibitin family protein, producing MFFLILGILIAISGFMISKSSLNIFRYGSILKVSGIAIAILGVLSASIRQIDAGTIGVQSLFGKVNPKVLENGLNFVNPLSQVTIFDTKTQNYTMSQKTSEGEVQGDDAIRVLSADGLEVVIDLTVLYKIMPDKAPAIYKGIGPDYKDKIVRPITRTRIRDNAVYYDAVALYSKRRDEFQSRIYQTIDKDFKSRGLILEQLLIRNINLPESVKKTIESKINAEQDAQKMEFVLQKEKQEAERKRVEARGISDYQTIIALSLTDRQLQYESIKAQKELAASPNAKIIVLGGKGNVPLILNDH from the coding sequence ATGTTCTTTCTAATCCTGGGAATTCTTATAGCCATCAGTGGTTTTATGATCAGTAAATCTTCATTAAATATTTTTCGTTATGGCTCCATTCTGAAAGTTTCAGGAATTGCCATTGCTATTTTGGGAGTCCTTTCAGCCAGTATTCGTCAGATTGACGCGGGCACTATCGGAGTTCAATCTTTATTCGGAAAAGTGAATCCGAAAGTGTTGGAAAACGGTCTGAACTTTGTAAATCCGCTGTCTCAGGTTACTATTTTCGATACAAAAACGCAGAACTACACCATGTCTCAGAAAACATCGGAAGGTGAAGTGCAAGGCGATGATGCGATCCGCGTTTTGTCGGCTGACGGACTGGAAGTTGTGATTGATTTGACGGTTTTATACAAGATTATGCCAGACAAAGCGCCTGCTATTTATAAAGGAATCGGTCCGGATTATAAAGACAAGATTGTAAGGCCCATAACCCGTACGCGGATTCGGGACAATGCGGTTTATTATGATGCGGTTGCACTTTATTCCAAGCGGCGCGATGAATTTCAAAGCAGGATTTACCAGACCATTGATAAGGATTTTAAAAGTCGTGGATTGATACTGGAACAGCTTTTAATCCGTAATATCAATTTGCCGGAATCGGTCAAGAAAACCATTGAATCGAAAATTAATGCCGAACAGGACGCACAAAAAATGGAATTTGTTCTCCAAAAAGAAAAACAGGAAGCAGAGAGAAAACGTGTTGAGGCCAGAGGTATTTCGGATTACCAAACCATTATCGCGCTGAGTCTGACTGACCGTCAGCTTCAATATGAAAGTATTAAAGCACAGAAAGAACTGGCCGCTTCGCCGAACGCTAAAATCATCGTATTGGGCGGCAAAGGAAATGTACCGCTGATTTTAAACGATCATTAA
- a CDS encoding beta-galactosidase yields MMNFCHHLTLSKLFIKIGMALLNHSAGPIFLLAGILFLNAFQANAQTKKEEFVIGIFWPPVWKFTNDEQYKILSESHVNCIQNVSSTDLNTPEKNFKMLDLAKKYGMKVYVSDPRVTGSDKEIEEMVETYRHHPATAGYYIRDEPDSAMLDWAIKTYRKIASLDKDKIPHVNLYPDFAVKNYEKAYVERWIEGVGKENLKYLSYDNYPYLRKGKFEKSYYNNLDIIRRAGLKYKVKTSSYLQSFGIINTFRRPDQNEMRLNVYSNLAYGIKNPVWFCYATPTGQGDQKFMNAVIDSLGQKTDLYRPFQRFNAEMTQLGKTLIHLDAVEVYHSGDSLWMGTKPVPADFFFKPAESSSKLIISYFKDQNNKQQYVMIVNKSFKTSEKFAFKLDKKIKKVQEISKVSGEAQKTVLDKKSGSLKGNFLPGEGKLYLISECSDQAF; encoded by the coding sequence ATGATGAATTTTTGCCACCATTTAACCTTATCCAAACTTTTCATTAAAATTGGAATGGCGCTTCTTAACCATTCAGCAGGACCTATATTTTTATTGGCAGGAATATTGTTTTTGAATGCTTTTCAGGCAAATGCGCAGACTAAAAAAGAGGAATTTGTAATCGGGATTTTCTGGCCGCCTGTCTGGAAGTTTACCAACGATGAACAATACAAAATCCTGAGTGAATCACATGTGAATTGCATTCAGAATGTTTCGAGCACGGATTTGAATACGCCGGAAAAGAATTTCAAAATGCTGGATCTGGCAAAGAAATATGGGATGAAAGTCTATGTTTCAGATCCCAGGGTGACAGGTTCAGACAAAGAAATTGAAGAGATGGTGGAAACTTACCGCCATCATCCGGCCACAGCGGGTTATTATATTCGGGATGAACCTGACAGTGCTATGCTGGATTGGGCCATAAAAACCTACCGGAAAATCGCTTCCCTTGACAAGGACAAAATTCCTCACGTCAATTTATACCCTGATTTCGCCGTAAAAAACTATGAAAAAGCTTATGTAGAAAGATGGATTGAAGGTGTCGGTAAAGAAAATCTTAAATATCTTTCCTATGATAATTATCCTTATTTGAGAAAAGGGAAGTTTGAAAAATCATATTACAACAATCTGGATATCATCCGCCGCGCCGGCTTAAAATATAAAGTAAAAACCTCCTCTTATCTGCAATCATTTGGCATTATAAATACATTCCGTCGTCCGGATCAAAATGAAATGCGGCTGAATGTTTATTCAAATCTTGCATACGGAATTAAAAATCCGGTCTGGTTTTGCTATGCAACACCAACTGGACAAGGTGATCAGAAATTTATGAATGCTGTCATTGATTCGCTCGGACAAAAAACGGATTTGTACAGACCATTCCAACGATTTAACGCTGAAATGACGCAGCTTGGAAAAACCCTTATTCATCTGGATGCGGTTGAAGTTTATCACTCGGGCGATAGTCTGTGGATGGGAACAAAACCTGTTCCGGCAGATTTTTTTTTCAAACCCGCGGAATCTTCTTCCAAACTGATTATTTCGTATTTTAAAGATCAGAATAACAAGCAGCAGTATGTGATGATAGTCAATAAATCTTTTAAAACATCTGAAAAATTCGCATTTAAGCTGGATAAAAAAATTAAAAAAGTACAAGAAATTTCAAAGGTTAGCGGAGAAGCACAAAAAACAGTATTAGACAAAAAATCTGGCTCTTTGAAAGGTAATTTTTTGCCGGGAGAAGGCAAACTGTATTTAATTTCGGAATGCTCTGACCAAGCGTTTTGA
- a CDS encoding family 78 glycoside hydrolase catalytic domain: MKKIFALIFTAALLFPAAAICADLLTDKLTCEYIENPLGIDTAIPRLSWTLRADERGAKQSAYEIIISDNATGILAGKGNYWESGKVVSNQSLHINYQGKLLKSFIRYYWSVRVYDQDGKVSAWSKPAWFETAMLNPSDWQAKWIGDGSKQFEREEDFYKTDPSPLFRKKFKINKKVKSARLYVSGLGYYEAYVNGQKIGDHMLDPGWTAYQKQAFYVVYDVTGHIKKGENAAGIMLGKGWYDALPLRLFGKFNLRDVQWTGRPVVKSQLRIQYEDGSVETILTDKSWQTAPGPVVKNSVYLGEDYDARLEKRGWNMAGKISADWKNATESDGPPGILSVQMQPAIRVTKIVKPVKITESKPGVFIFDMGQNFAGVARIHVNGPEGTKISLRYGEDLNRDGSLNILTTVAGQIKQKGTGGPGAPDVAWQQDNYILKGEGKETWNPRFTFHGFRYVEVSGWPGKPMLDDLEGLRLNSDLTSSGEFSSSNAMINRINEMAQWTFLSNVFSVQSDCPAREKFGYGGDIVATAESFLYNFDMANFYRKAVQDFVNDQRPQGGMTETAPYVGIADRGPGDDSGPLGWQLAYPYMIKQLYDFYGDKRVLEENYDVFHKQIEFLIGKADGNLFYHDISDHESLDTKPEAFSASSFYYHHLKLMTEFAGILGKSSDSLKYAKLTDRVKKAIVEKFYVPGAGRFDNATQAAQIFALYYDLAPTTEKEVVFGVLEKEIERKNGHLSTGIFSTKMMFDVFRNKNRNDIAYQIANQKDFPGWGHMVESGATTLWETWAYSDGIYSHNHPMFGSVIEWFYRSLLGINSLSAGFEKIQIRPVPAGDLTWAKGSYLSIRGRIGSSWKVENGQFKLDISIPANCTSEIWIPVQNRDQLVLENNKSVKKSDVIRYLRFENGSQVYEVGSGNYSFSIRWK, from the coding sequence ATGAAAAAAATATTTGCTTTAATATTTACAGCCGCGCTGCTTTTCCCAGCAGCGGCAATCTGTGCTGATCTTTTAACAGATAAGCTAACTTGTGAATACATTGAGAATCCGCTAGGGATTGATACCGCGATCCCAAGACTAAGCTGGACTTTGCGCGCAGATGAAAGAGGTGCAAAACAATCGGCTTACGAAATAATTATTAGCGATAATGCCACCGGGATTTTAGCAGGAAAGGGTAATTACTGGGAAAGTGGAAAAGTGGTTTCTAATCAAAGTCTGCATATCAATTACCAAGGCAAGCTGCTAAAATCATTTATAAGATATTATTGGTCGGTAAGGGTTTATGATCAAGATGGAAAAGTTTCCGCCTGGAGTAAACCAGCCTGGTTTGAAACAGCCATGCTTAACCCTTCCGATTGGCAGGCAAAATGGATTGGCGATGGAAGCAAACAGTTTGAAAGAGAAGAAGATTTTTATAAAACAGATCCTTCTCCTTTGTTTAGAAAGAAGTTTAAAATTAATAAAAAAGTTAAGTCGGCCCGGCTTTATGTTAGTGGTCTGGGTTATTACGAAGCTTATGTGAACGGGCAAAAAATCGGTGATCATATGCTTGATCCCGGTTGGACTGCGTATCAAAAACAAGCTTTTTATGTGGTTTATGACGTTACTGGTCATATAAAAAAAGGAGAAAATGCAGCAGGCATTATGCTTGGTAAAGGCTGGTACGATGCTTTGCCTTTACGACTTTTCGGTAAATTCAATTTGCGTGACGTGCAGTGGACAGGACGTCCGGTTGTGAAATCACAGCTTCGTATTCAATATGAAGACGGGTCTGTGGAGACAATTTTAACTGATAAAAGCTGGCAGACTGCGCCGGGACCAGTTGTGAAAAACAGCGTTTATTTGGGAGAAGATTATGATGCGCGTCTTGAAAAAAGAGGATGGAACATGGCTGGTAAAATTTCCGCGGACTGGAAAAATGCTACGGAATCTGATGGTCCGCCGGGTATTTTAAGTGTTCAGATGCAGCCTGCAATCCGGGTCACGAAAATTGTAAAACCTGTTAAAATCACAGAAAGCAAACCAGGTGTTTTTATTTTTGACATGGGACAGAATTTTGCCGGTGTGGCAAGAATTCATGTCAATGGGCCTGAAGGCACAAAAATCAGTCTTCGATATGGTGAGGATCTTAATAGGGATGGCTCGCTAAATATTCTGACTACGGTAGCCGGGCAAATCAAACAAAAAGGTACCGGAGGTCCGGGTGCGCCTGATGTAGCCTGGCAGCAGGATAATTACATTTTGAAAGGTGAGGGAAAAGAAACCTGGAATCCTCGTTTTACCTTTCACGGTTTTCGATATGTTGAAGTAAGCGGTTGGCCGGGAAAACCCATGCTTGATGATCTTGAAGGGCTTAGGTTAAATTCAGATCTTACTTCTTCGGGAGAATTTTCCAGTTCAAATGCCATGATTAACCGCATCAATGAAATGGCGCAGTGGACTTTTTTGAGCAATGTTTTCAGCGTGCAATCCGATTGCCCGGCCAGGGAAAAGTTCGGATATGGCGGCGACATTGTGGCCACGGCCGAATCTTTTCTTTACAATTTTGACATGGCTAATTTTTACCGAAAAGCCGTTCAGGATTTTGTAAACGACCAAAGACCGCAGGGAGGAATGACGGAAACGGCGCCCTATGTTGGTATTGCCGACAGAGGTCCCGGTGATGATAGCGGGCCGTTGGGCTGGCAGCTGGCTTATCCATATATGATCAAACAGCTTTATGATTTTTATGGAGACAAAAGGGTGCTGGAAGAAAACTATGATGTTTTTCATAAACAAATCGAGTTTTTAATCGGTAAAGCAGATGGTAATTTATTTTACCACGACATCAGCGATCACGAGTCACTGGACACAAAGCCGGAAGCTTTTTCCGCTTCTTCATTTTACTATCATCATTTGAAGTTAATGACTGAATTTGCCGGCATTCTGGGTAAATCTTCTGATTCGTTAAAATATGCCAAACTTACCGACCGGGTTAAAAAAGCGATTGTTGAAAAATTTTATGTGCCCGGAGCTGGTCGTTTTGATAATGCGACGCAGGCTGCTCAAATATTTGCCCTGTATTATGATTTAGCTCCAACAACTGAAAAGGAAGTTGTTTTTGGTGTTCTTGAAAAAGAAATTGAAAGAAAAAACGGACATCTTTCAACCGGTATTTTTTCAACCAAGATGATGTTTGATGTTTTCAGAAATAAAAACAGAAATGACATTGCTTATCAAATTGCTAACCAGAAAGATTTTCCCGGTTGGGGGCATATGGTTGAAAGCGGTGCAACAACGCTATGGGAAACCTGGGCCTATTCTGATGGCATTTATTCACACAATCATCCCATGTTCGGCTCTGTAATCGAATGGTTTTACCGTTCGCTTTTGGGTATCAATTCATTGTCGGCAGGTTTTGAAAAAATACAGATCCGCCCGGTGCCAGCTGGTGATCTTACGTGGGCGAAAGGTAGTTATCTATCCATAAGAGGCAGGATTGGCAGCAGCTGGAAAGTTGAAAACGGGCAATTTAAACTGGATATTTCTATCCCGGCCAACTGCACTTCTGAAATCTGGATTCCGGTGCAAAATCGGGATCAGTTGGTTTTGGAAAATAATAAGTCTGTGAAAAAATCGGATGTTATTCGCTATTTAAGATTTGAAAACGGCTCACAGGTTTATGAAGTCGGATCAGGAAATTATTCCTTTTCGATCCGTTGGAAATAA
- a CDS encoding MBL fold metallo-hydrolase — MQLLKNIFQVGGDLNGITFDLQGALWNDGNSYIIKTESGLIMVDCGCGDTLQQIFSNMKYWDLNPDDIAYCILTHAHFDHAGGGHILKKQGVKFISSAETADAVLSGDERCCGYLYHKIFTPFEVDQTVSDGERFTVLGIEFTTMHLPGHSMGCTAFGMQWENKHVVFSGDVIGTLLGGDFGWGGSIDFDKKIYTESLIKFAKVDMDVMIPGHGLSYFHKPRHRVEVALNSALMQWR; from the coding sequence ATGCAGCTTCTAAAAAATATTTTTCAGGTCGGTGGCGATCTCAACGGAATCACTTTTGACTTGCAGGGCGCTTTATGGAACGATGGTAATTCGTACATAATAAAAACAGAAAGCGGTTTGATCATGGTTGATTGCGGTTGTGGTGATACGCTGCAACAGATTTTCTCCAATATGAAATACTGGGATTTGAACCCGGATGATATTGCCTATTGTATTTTGACCCATGCCCATTTTGACCATGCCGGAGGCGGCCATATTTTAAAAAAACAGGGAGTAAAATTTATATCATCGGCAGAAACGGCTGATGCTGTTTTATCTGGTGATGAGCGCTGCTGCGGTTATTTATATCATAAAATCTTTACTCCTTTTGAAGTAGATCAAACTGTTTCAGATGGAGAGAGATTTACGGTTTTGGGTATTGAATTTACTACCATGCACTTGCCCGGACATAGTATGGGTTGCACTGCTTTTGGCATGCAATGGGAAAATAAGCACGTAGTTTTCAGCGGTGATGTAATCGGAACATTGCTTGGAGGAGATTTTGGCTGGGGTGGTTCTATTGATTTTGACAAGAAAATATATACCGAGTCTTTAATAAAATTCGCGAAAGTTGATATGGATGTGATGATCCCCGGTCATGGCCTGAGCTACTTCCATAAACCGCGACACAGGGTTGAAGTTGCGTTGAATTCAGCACTGATGCAGTGGCGTTGA
- a CDS encoding response regulator transcription factor — translation MQILLVEDDPKLAGFIRKGFLGEQINLEIAYDGLMGKRLCEQRKFDAIILDVNLPGINGFDLCIFIKNKWPQTPVMLLTALGMLQDKVLGNKAGADDYLTKPFEFEELLSRIKTLARKNNSFSSHAKILQVGDLVLNTDNQHVRRGDIAIELTKREYELLEYLMHNKGKIVSRADILDRVWDLHFDANSNVIDVYINYLRRKIDKNFTEKLLHTITGRGYTLREP, via the coding sequence ATGCAGATATTACTGGTGGAAGATGACCCCAAACTGGCCGGATTTATAAGAAAAGGTTTTCTTGGAGAGCAGATTAATCTGGAAATAGCCTACGATGGCCTGATGGGAAAACGCTTGTGCGAGCAAAGAAAATTTGATGCTATTATTTTGGATGTGAACCTTCCGGGGATCAATGGTTTTGATTTGTGCATATTTATAAAAAATAAATGGCCTCAAACGCCTGTGATGCTGCTGACCGCTCTGGGCATGTTGCAGGATAAAGTTTTGGGCAACAAAGCGGGCGCTGATGATTATTTGACAAAGCCTTTTGAGTTTGAAGAATTATTGTCGCGTATCAAAACGCTCGCCCGAAAAAACAACAGTTTTTCCAGTCATGCCAAAATTTTGCAGGTTGGTGATTTAGTACTAAACACAGACAACCAGCATGTTCGGCGCGGGGATATTGCGATTGAACTTACTAAAAGAGAATATGAACTTCTCGAATACCTTATGCATAATAAAGGTAAAATTGTAAGTCGTGCAGACATTCTGGACAGGGTCTGGGATCTTCATTTTGATGCCAATTCAAATGTCATTGACGTTTATATCAATTATTTAAGAAGGAAAATTGATAAGAATTTTACCGAAAAATTGCTCCACACCATTACGGGCAGGGGATATACTTTGCGTGAACCATGA
- a CDS encoding sensor histidine kinase, which produces MSIKQNITVAFTLIVATILALFSVFVYYSYEDYRAELMQERLSEKAEATQRLLSNPETFKTDVFFPLAEQCEAVYDEHNNLIAATSKNCDYVPDAAFMALVRSKKKYGFTYNSPLFDLKKEGVGLTYSQNGKTYLALVTAYDVHGYNMRRTLRLSLFFGNLLALVIIGITGYFFSRRAMLPFDYLIKQMDKAPVDDFSFRIAVGSQQNEAASLGSSFNGLLEKIKELADNQRSFISYASHELRTPLTVIKGVLQTSMSYDNNKEEWTQSAGEAVEQVNHAIELSNNLLFLAEIEGLRFKAEKQSINIIDLVIDSVSYINQKYPSQPVNLEIVENELKKGDFQAVTEGVPHLLRSAINNVLDNACKYSDFQTVNIKIIEDKEMLVLKISDKGIGILPDDLQNIFLPMMRGQNTGKVNGFGIGLSLVKKIMDFHLGSLVIDSVSGLGTTVSIGLPLKSA; this is translated from the coding sequence ATGAGCATAAAGCAAAATATCACCGTTGCTTTTACGCTGATTGTAGCCACCATTCTGGCGTTGTTTTCTGTGTTTGTCTACTATTCTTACGAAGATTACAGGGCGGAACTGATGCAGGAAAGGCTTTCTGAAAAAGCAGAGGCTACCCAAAGATTGCTCAGTAATCCTGAAACTTTCAAAACGGATGTTTTCTTTCCCCTTGCCGAACAATGTGAAGCGGTTTACGATGAGCATAATAATCTGATCGCGGCTACTTCCAAAAACTGCGATTACGTTCCTGATGCAGCATTTATGGCGCTGGTCAGGTCGAAAAAGAAATATGGTTTTACCTATAATTCTCCTTTGTTTGATTTAAAAAAGGAGGGCGTCGGGTTGACGTATTCCCAAAACGGGAAAACTTATCTGGCGCTGGTGACGGCTTATGATGTACATGGTTACAACATGCGCCGGACGCTACGGCTTTCTTTATTTTTTGGCAATCTTCTGGCACTGGTGATTATTGGTATTACCGGATATTTTTTTTCCAGAAGAGCCATGCTGCCGTTTGATTATTTGATAAAACAAATGGATAAAGCGCCGGTTGACGATTTTAGTTTCCGGATCGCAGTCGGCTCCCAACAAAATGAAGCGGCTTCTTTGGGAAGTTCGTTTAACGGATTGCTTGAAAAAATAAAAGAGCTTGCAGATAATCAGCGCAGCTTTATTTCGTACGCTTCCCATGAGCTCAGAACGCCGCTGACCGTCATAAAAGGCGTCCTGCAAACTTCAATGAGTTATGATAATAATAAAGAAGAATGGACGCAATCGGCTGGGGAGGCTGTTGAGCAGGTCAATCATGCCATTGAACTTTCCAATAATTTATTATTTCTGGCCGAGATTGAAGGGCTGCGTTTTAAGGCTGAAAAGCAAAGTATAAACATTATCGACCTGGTAATTGATTCAGTATCATACATCAACCAGAAATATCCATCACAGCCTGTAAATCTGGAAATTGTTGAGAATGAATTAAAGAAAGGCGATTTTCAGGCAGTTACCGAGGGTGTTCCGCATTTGCTGCGTTCTGCGATAAATAATGTGCTGGATAATGCTTGTAAATATTCTGATTTTCAGACAGTTAATATTAAAATAATTGAAGATAAAGAAATGCTGGTGCTTAAAATTTCTGACAAAGGGATTGGCATTTTGCCCGATGATCTTCAAAATATTTTCCTGCCCATGATGCGGGGACAAAATACGGGTAAGGTAAACGGTTTTGGTATTGGTCTTTCGCTTGTCAAAAAAATAATGGATTTCCACCTGGGAAGTCTGGTTATTGATTCGGTTAGCGGCCTTGGAACTACGGTTTCAATCGGTTTGCCATTAAAATCCGCCTGA
- a CDS encoding DUF7678 domain-containing protein yields MSRKNVRLTDFQIKRLQQLSELDGSDPVDHVNRAIDEYLKNQKLDLTSPSESDIVAEFKERLDEPTIAGALWVSGVVDQYEFSALILNNVTKLGIDKGRISKLAIWDPVLRESTNNFIKSCIVNYDRGWDIRPSKIALPYYNKVKQLLDSSMHKFVQKRIYR; encoded by the coding sequence ATGTCTCGCAAAAACGTACGGCTGACTGACTTTCAGATCAAGCGTTTACAACAGTTAAGCGAACTTGACGGATCTGATCCGGTGGATCATGTAAATAGGGCCATTGACGAGTATCTTAAAAACCAGAAACTGGATTTGACATCTCCTAGTGAATCTGATATTGTTGCAGAATTCAAAGAGCGGCTGGATGAACCGACCATCGCCGGAGCACTTTGGGTTTCTGGAGTTGTTGATCAATATGAATTTTCGGCGCTGATTCTCAATAACGTTACAAAACTTGGCATTGATAAAGGGCGAATTTCAAAACTGGCCATCTGGGATCCTGTTTTGCGTGAGAGTACCAACAACTTTATCAAATCATGCATTGTAAACTATGACCGCGGCTGGGATATTCGTCCAAGCAAAATTGCGCTGCCCTATTATAACAAAGTAAAACAATTGCTGGACAGCTCAATGCATAAATTTGTTCAGAAACGGATTTACAGATAA
- a CDS encoding high-potential iron-sulfur protein, translating into MEFSRRQFFLLSGFGIFFTGCNGKSDKETSETKAVTNADPCSDFSDVSETELKKRQQLGYVKQSPSTESYCSNCQLWLPPKESKDCGNCQIFKGPVLAQGYCTYWAPQMS; encoded by the coding sequence ATGGAATTTTCACGTCGTCAGTTTTTTCTTTTATCCGGATTTGGGATTTTTTTTACGGGCTGTAATGGAAAAAGTGACAAAGAAACCAGCGAAACAAAGGCCGTAACGAATGCTGACCCATGCTCGGATTTTTCAGATGTCAGCGAAACAGAACTAAAAAAACGGCAGCAGCTGGGTTACGTAAAACAATCACCATCAACAGAATCCTATTGCAGTAACTGCCAACTCTGGCTGCCGCCAAAAGAAAGTAAAGATTGTGGAAATTGTCAAATTTTTAAAGGACCCGTGCTTGCACAGGGGTATTGTACTTACTGGGCGCCGCAAATGAGTTGA